The segment GTGCCGTAGATGGAGTGGGCATACTGATGTGACAGTAGCTGATGAAGGCGCTGCCTTTCTCTACTTGCATCAAAATCACCATCTATTGCTGTTATACGTTCATTAAGTATTTTCATAATGTCCTTAGTTACTGCTTCACAAGAGTCCATTTTGCGTCTTGTTTCAGAGGATGGCATAGTACGCTCCCTTATTTCACTGTACACCTTCATCATGTCGTTCAAACCCTTTTCAATATCATCGGCCATTACACATAACTCGTGCTCTGATAAGTCAGTTTTTAAGCTTTCTCTGGATGTTCTGATTAGCCCTTTCCATTGTTCATAGAGACTCATCAGTTTTCTGTCCTTTTTCATCATTTCGTCTTTTTGGTAGGCTAACATTTTCTCCGTTAGCACAATAGGCCGCTCTGAACGCCTGGGTAACGATAACTCGGTCGCAGCCTCCATTTTATGAAGTTCGGCTAATTGTTTTTCTTTGCGTTCAATATCTTCCTTTAACTCCTGTCTTGACATGCTCTCTGCAACTCCTTGATGTAATAAAGCTCTCCTTTCATTGATTTCAGTTTGTAGCTTACGTGTTTGCTCTTCGATACCGTCCATTTTCCGTGTCGTTGTAGCTCGCTGAGGAGAAGCTCTTACTGTAGCAGGCCCCCCGTACAAGGATGAGACTTTTACTGATGGTTTTATGATGTTTAATCCttcctttttttaaactttaaaccgTACACCATATCACCAACGTAAGAGCTGAAATGCATACAAAACATGTGACCGATTAGCTAACATTGTTCACATACTACTGTCTTACATTGATGCAAAACGAACACACCATCAAACTAAATGATCATATCTCAACCcatttaaaataccttttgCCTCTTTGGAGGGGCTGCAAATATGAATTCaccgtttttttttgtttttttttcaccgCTCCGTGCCTGAAGCCACTGCCGCATCTGGGTTAACAAGCTGCACACTACCGACTGAGCCAGCCAGGGCGCGCGCGCATCCAAAGGAAGCGGAAATGCGTGCAACCCAAAACCAGAAGTCAAACATTTCACCAtacaaatttcaaaataaaagacatctATAACACAATATACTAGTGGTTATTTACAATAAGTTATAACTTATGTTAGGCTGTAACTGAACATATCATGTCATTACATCATGTCTGAACATAATCATAATCATTATCACATGAACTCATATGAAATCCGTTCATATTCCTCAAATAACTGTAATGGTGTCAGTATTAAAGCTTAGTTCAGCAGTACAGACGGTCTTGTCCTGCAGGAACAGAATCCAGAAGTCTCTGAAACACTTTCAGTTTGAGACTCACCTGTGCTCCTGTTTGTCACGTGATTCAATCTGTGTTAAAGAGATTCTGCTTCATCTTCTGCTGTTTTCATCTGAAGAAAGCAGTGTCACATGGTACACTTGTGATGTTGTTGTTCTAATGTTCACTGATGTTTGAGAAACCAGcatcattttatcatttaaatctgACTAATTCTCAAATAGTTTGTCATAAATCGGGgtaaatcaaaatatgactttttgTTACGAAGCATCGATTTCATACATGTCCTCTGGGAGACACAACAAGTGAATAGAGGaagaaattattaatattagtagatattattatgaaaatcttGCCaattattggtaacactttgttTGAGCATCAGTAACTCAATGTTTGTACTATAATCTCTCAAACTCTGATACACGATAGCCACATTTGTCTATTACAAATAAACTCACTTGGACGTGTGCTACACAATCACAGATTATGAGTTAATGTCAAACACAATCTTCCACACTATCTACCCCACATGAAAatatactatagtaatttacagtgaatactatagtgtttttgaaccatactatagtaaagtacttgaataaatttgttttggtaattctatagttgctgtgataatataacaactaatataaataaattactttacctgacaatacactacagtttactgtagtaaaaactgaagtatactacagtatttataacagtttatcagttcactatagttaatattacagtatgctgtagcattcattataTATGAGCATAtatatactacaatttactatggttcaaaaacactatatacTATAAATTACTCTAGTATTTTGACAGATGCAACAATGAGAGgagatttacttaaaaaaatcaTCTAATTTATTCAAGAACtttattgaaaaacaaagaataatcacttttaaataaacaatttaaagtGACTTAAATTTGAGCACAGCTGTCATGTGTGAGTGTTCTGTATTCCTGTCACATTCAGTCACTAGCcgtgtttccatccacctattttatGTGAATTTTGTGTTATCACCTAAAAAACTCTGGATGGGaatgctgaataaaaatgtgcacaaaaaaactgtatggTGGATGATGTTTTTTATTCTATAATTCGACTGTTTCTTTGAAACGGGCCGCCGCTGATGTCACGTACGTCCTCATACAGCTTACATCATCACATATTACACATTacacatgttttttgttttttttttcacaacagGTAAGTCTGGATTCCTTCAAGTGTTGCTGTTGTGTTTGACTGAGAGTCATCctgatagttcaaccaaaaatgtaaattctgtcatcatttactctccctcaagttgttccaaatctgtatacatttctttgttctgctgaatgcaaaagaagatatatggaagaatgtttgtaaccaggcaAATCTCACCCCCCcattgactatttttttttcaatgggggtgagatctgcttggttactgacgttcttccaaatatcttcctttgtgttcagcagaacgaagaaatttatacaggtttggaacaactttaggGTGGGTAAATGatggggaaaaaatatatatatatttttgggtgaactatccctttatgaGCTGCACAGCGCCCTCTAGAGGAACAGGAActacttattttatttcccaaataacaacattttttttacttatcGATTAAGACACGATACAAATATTCATACAaagtataaattaaaatagcataaaTTAATAACAACTTTCTGTCTGATAAAAGCAGCGCGTGAAGTCACGTGACGAGCTGCAGTAACGTGACCGTCTGCAGAAACGGAAGTTGATATTCACTCTCAGTGCAGCTGCTACAACTTTATTCCTTCATGAAGAGACACTGAGACTTATAACGAGTTATTCCTTCATGAACACACACTGAAGTTCATCTGATCGAGGATAAAGCGAGTCTGCTGCTGTTCATCTGCGGTGAGTTCAGATCAGCTGATGTTTACACTGTTTCTGACACACAATCTGTGAATAAGCGACAGTTCTTTAATCAGTTTTCTTTAATCTGATCTTAATCACTCACACCTGAGGAAAACTCTTTACTTAATGCTTTTCATGAGGATTTTATACTTTCAGGAAAACGAAAATGAAACTCGATTGTGGAATGAAGAGAGTAAAGTTACTCAGATCAATATTAATGATAAACTATAAACTGAGGGGTTTTAATAAACTTTCCTCGATAAAAATAGTTCCTCTTATAATAGATCCTCTTATAACTCTAGATCTGATTTGCATTTTCTGTCAAAACCTGTGATGATGCACGTGATCAGAAGGAGATCACATGATCACTCTggtgtttatgaattatgacTATTCTGAATATATGAATGTGGCCCAAATATACAAACCGAGTAGATTCAGTCAACATTAAGATTATAGATGGAAAATGTACATAAGGTGAAGTGtgtattatgtgtgtgtgctgcagGTTACCTCTCTTTACAGTTTTTCACAGTTTTGTGTTATACACACTTAATAATTAATgtttcactgcaaaaaatgctgtttttacttagagtttgtcttgtttccagtccaagttcttagatcaagaagcattttcttgacaagtaaaaattattttcttgtttttaggaaaaataagtcaaaattaagtgagtttttccttaaaacaagcaaaataatcgtatttcaaactgaaaacaagattatatatcttatttttggtttgaaataagattagtttgcttgttttaagggaaaaactcacttatttttcctgaaaacaagaaaataatttttacatgtcaagaaaatgtttcttgatttacgaactttaagatattttcacTTGAAACAAGacaaactctaagtaagaacagcattttttgcagtgttattGGCATTTATATTTCCATGAAGAACCTCATTTCCATCACACAAAAAGTGGAAAAggtttgttttttcttattaataagaaaaaagtggttcttttaagaactgaaacatggaaacactgcaaaaaatgcttttcctattaagaatttttgtcttgttttcagtgcaaatatctaaaaattctatatataaattttactagatAAGTAAAATGACATAAGATATTTTATCTTGttctattgaaaaaaaaaaaaaatcaaaatgaagagagtttttgcttaaaaacaagcaaaattatctgggtgagaaaaataatcttgtttctgtttgaaatcttgtttcttgtttttgtcccaaacagaaacaagattatttttctcacccattggcagataattttgcttgttttgagCAAAAATTCACCCCaggaaacaaaaaaataaaataaaagcatcttgatttaagaatttttagatattttgactgaaaacaagacaaaaatactaaaaaagaaaagcattttttgcagcgacggttctttggggaaccaaaaatgaacATCACTGGAACAACCTCTATTTTTAAGAgcgtatataattataataataccacgatataatgtttaaaatagttttagagGAAGTGTAACATCTAAAGATTCTGATCGAGATACAAAAATACTGATGTGCTCCTCAAACTCTTTAGTTTGACCTCGTGATTTCAGTCATTTCTGCTTTACTGAAGGTGACATTATGAAACTGTAAAAATCCCTCAGACGCTCCGGATCACACGCTGCCTGACTCACAGCAGAAGAGGAAGTGTGTGTGCAGATGTtccagatgtgtgtgtgtgtttcaggtcaTGGGCTCTCTGTTCCGCAGTGAAGAGGTGTGTCTGGTGCAGCTCTTCCTCCAGTCCGGATCCGCCTACAACTGCGTCAGTGAGCTGGGAGAGCTGGGAATCGTGGAGTTCAGAGACGTGAGATGATTTCTGCTCTGCTTCCTCTGTCGCTCCTGCTGTGCTCCTGAAGGGGCGTATGATGCTGTTTTAAAGTTCGTTATTTAGTTTATCAGGTGTAATAGAATAGGTGCTTTAACATGCTTTAATgctcaaaaacacattattttccaCATTATTGCAGGATTCTACAGCAACTATAAACACACAGTTAATAATAATGTCGTCAGTATTGGGCGTTGTGCTGTACACAAGCTAACCTTTGTGTTCTTCTGCTCAGAAAcagctttaaaaataaatcttaaccACAGTTCATCATTTTCACAAGGCCAAACAAGTGGTTTTGCTTTGACATCcgaacacactcacactcacactcacacacacacacacacacacacactcacacacacatgacaGTTCACTATATTGGCATTATACTCAAATTTCACACTGTAAAATGGATGTTTGAGGAAGTAATATCTGGACTCGGATGATCATACACCTGCTCAAACAGATTAAAGGGAAGGAGGACATTAAAAAGCATCATGTGACCCCTTTAAGAAAGGCTGTGCTTCATTTTCATGTCGTATAAAGTGTGTTTACACACACTGGCAGCTGATGTCACACAGAGGATGATGAGGATCTTTGTTTGTAATCTTGATCTCAGCTGAATCCGAATGTCAACGCGTTCCAGAGGAAGTTTGTGAATGAAGTGAGGAGATGCGAGGAGCTGGAGAAAACCTTCGGTGAGTGTCACTCCTCAGCTCCCATGATCCTCCAGTAGAGTATGATCCGCTGTAATCCAAAGAGAACACTGCTTGTTTCTGGAAAACTTCTTCCGCCTTTGGAGCAGTTTGTAATCagctgtaaaaacaaaaaatagctgaatatCTGTGTAGGAAAGCAGcttttctaaaatgttttccAGTAATAATGCAGTCATTTATTGCTGATTAATGTTAATTAAGGTTACAGCAAGAGTAGGAAGTCATGATCCGTTTATCTGGTTTGCCAGTTATGATTTTACATATGCTGTGTATTTTCTCTCAGCCAAGCAACAGTGTGTAAAGCTGAGCAGAAATCATATATGCGCTAAACTTAAGTTTTTGCTTCTAACTCAATACAGGCAACTGTAATCTTACAATTTACTAGCTATTGGctaattaaagacattttttttttcagtcaccTCATGAAATTTGTTTGCATATGCGAGTGATTTGTATAGGGTTGTAACTTATTGTTTATTGATCTcttttataaaatcaatatgACAATTGCAATCGTGCTGATATTCGGGAAAACTGCACTCCTGCTTGTGCGTTATTGCTTAAacagttagttcacccaaaaatgaaaataatgtcattaattactgaccctcatgccgttccacacccgtaagaccttcattcatcttcagaacacaaattaagatatttttgatgaaatccgatggctcagtgaggcctgagcaatgacatttcctctctcaagatccattaatgtactaaaaacatatttaaatcagttcatgtgagtacagtggttcaatattaatattataaagccacgagaaaaagattcataacgtgctgaatcttcctgaagcagtgttttgaaatcggccatcactaaataagtcgttattttgtttttttggccaccaaaaatattctcgtggctttataatattaatattgaaccactgtactcacatgaactgatttaaatatgtttttagtacattaatggatcttgagagaggaaatgtcattgctcaggcctcactgagccatcggatttcatcaaaaatatcttaatttgtgttctgaagatgaatgaaggtcttacgggtgtggaacgacatgagtaattaatgacagaattttcatttttgggtgaactaaccctttaaatatgtaatttggTATAAATATAAGACATAGACGTGCACTCTCAAGGCATGTTTAGTTTTTGCACAGCGACTGACATACTTGATAATGTCGACTTGCACATCATTAAAACAATAATTCTGATATCATTGTAGATGATGCATACGATACTGTGAAACAGATGTTTGTTCATGCCGTCCAGCACTAGTTCAGAGGAGTTCAGTGCAGTTTCAGTGTCTGCCTTTTCATGTTGAATCAAAGGTTATTGAAGTTCATCTTCTCTGTTCCAGGGTTTTTGGAGCAGGAGATTTCCCGCAGTCTCTCTCAGAAGCTGCAGCCGCCCATCCCGACCCCTCCGGCCCCTCAGCCCCGAGAGCTGCTGACCATCGAGGAGGAGAGCGAGCGTCTGGCCCGAGAGCTCAGGGAGGTCCGTAACCGTGAAAACAAAACTCAACCTACTTAATTATGCAGTTTTAAAGTCTCCTAATGTTGTTCACATTCATCCAAGatcactttaattttctcataatatccactgcagcatcagaTCTTTCctctcagtgtctgaaatggTTCGTTTAAggattcggtctctctaaatcccgcctactctgctctgattctGACTTCAAGCGTGTCAGGTTGTGGTTTTGCTCTGCAGGTGTCCAGGAACAGAGACAGTCTGCGCTCTCAGTTCACTCAGCTGTGTCAGTACAGAGGCGTTCTGAAGCAGACGCACTCTCTCACAGCCTCACAGGTGGGAACTGAACTCACACTTCCTCCATCCTCACGTACGCTTCCGGCGCTCTGCTTCATGTGTGCTGGTGTCATGTGTCTCAGGCCCCGCTGGTGTCGTTCGAGCCCATGGCTGTGGCGGAGAACCGGCAGGACGTCAGGCTGAGCTTCGTGGCCGGCGTGGTTCATCCGTGGAAAGTGCCGGCCTTCGAGCGGCTGCTGTGGCGCGCTTGCCGTGGATACATCATCGTGGACTTCCATGAGATGGAAGAGAAACTGGAACATCCTGATTCTGTGAGACCTAAAATCATTATTAGGTTCATCTTGTATGACTCAAATGATGATGTTTATATGTGTAAGGTGTGAGATTATATTGTAGAAACATGTtttcttgtgaaatatgattatgaATGATTTGTCACAGGGCGAGGAGGTGCAGTGGACCGTGTTTTTAATCTCCTTCTGGGGAGATCAGATCGGTCAGAAGGTGAAGAAGATCTGTGATTGGTGAGTGATCTGGATATGAGGATTTGGAGAAAGGTCAAAGAATTTAAGATTTCCAGGCTGAAGATCTGTTGGATCCTAGAAAAGTCATTGAAAGCATTAATAAGATTGTGAAAAGGTCGTAGGAAAGACATGTGTGTCAGGATCAGGGTGATCCTATTTTGCTCTGAAAATCTGgcacaaaaaaatatgcattccCTGATCCTGGATAGGAAAGCATGGGATTTCCAAATCTAgatccagattaaactttttgaacagcTGTGCTCTGAACTGTTGAAATGTTCCTCTTCAGCTTCCACACACAAACCTTCCCATACCCGGAGAACCAGGCCGAGAGGGAGGAGACCCTCAATGGACTCCGAGGGAGAATCGAGGACATCCGATCGGTGAGTTTGATCGCTCACGCTCCTCACATCTGTGTTCAATCCTCAGGCGTGTCAGTGTTGGCGCTCTGTGTGCAGGTGATGGGCGAGACGGAGCAGTACATGCAGCAGCTGCTGGTGCGAGCGCTGGCCCGGCTGCCCGAGTGGCTGGTGCAGGTTCAGAAGTGTAAGGCTGTGCAGACGGTGCTGAACCTCTGCAGCCCGTCCGTCACCGACAAGTGTCTGATCGCAGAGGCCTGGTGTCCCGTCAGCCAGCTGACCGCCCTGCAGAGCGCCCTGAGAGAGGGAGGGGTGAGGTCATAGACACTGCTGTACTGCATATGGTTTAATTATTATCTGTGACCTGTGCTGGCAAAAATGTCTCAAAaagaggttttcacaaaaatgagcCCTCATCTAGTGATCCAAATGCTTCAAAATAGCAATTAagcatctaaaagtatctttatttgtatgttttctgagaggagtatctttcctttgaccatgaaaaatgcagtttttctcttttctcttcTGGACTGAAGTTTGGTATCGTTTTAAAGCACtgtgtgaatattcatagcgaattatcaatggcatgagtctgaaccaatgaaatgtgattttcaaactcatgctgatgtaaacgaATCGATCTTACTCACGCTGACTGACAGATCTGAAGTGTTTTACGCCTCGGACAGAGCGTGATCCTGATAGACACATATACACAGAATAACAGTGCTTCAAAATATTGGAGAAAGaaaagttaaatatatatataattttcctaTAGATACTTGGTTTTGATGAGGTGTGTGCTAAATTAGGTGTTATTAACAGGGATTTTAAGGTGTGGTTGCTGGTGATTTTTAGAAACTTGACTCTATCATCTTCAAACAGGTGTAGATTCATACATCAAATCCTACATCGTTTCAAaggtttttttaatagaaattgtGAAAATCTCATTTTTGGAAATTTGCTCATGTGACTCATTTTGACAGCACGGGtcacatttatttcttttttttgtctgttaaaaatatcttttggGTTTTATTTGTCACACTGGAAAAGCAAGATCAGCTTGAGAATGTTGTATTGTGGGATACATGAATCACATCTGTGAATTATTTTGAACTGCATAATGGGTAACGCTTTATAATAAGGTTCCATTAGTGAACTGTGTTAGTTAACATTTACTAACCTTacaaaatacttctaaagcattcaTTAGACTCAgttaacatttactaacacattattaaaatcaaaagttgtttttgttactgttatgtaatggacctgagctgacCTGAAGAGCTGcctttttattaactaacaaagattaatatatgtgaccctggaccacaaaaccagtcataaatcacacgggtatatttgtagcaataacCAACAATACACTGTacgggtcaaaattatcgatttttcttttatgcaaaaAATAGGATATtcagtaaagatcatgttccataaTGATATTTAGTAAATTTTCTACTGTAGATATCAAATGTagtttttgtgagtggatatgcatttaaatgtgcttaatatatatatatatatatatatatatatatatatatatatatatatatatatatatatatatatatatatatatatatatatatatatatatatatatatttttttttttttttgcacccccagattccagattttcaaatagttgtaacTCGGCttttgtcctatcctaacaaaccataaatcaatggaaagattatgtttttcagctttcagatgatgtataaatagatcaataataaaaaaagacccttatgactggttttgttgtCCAGGTTCACAAatagatagttcacccaaaaatgaaaattcaagtcatttactccccctggtgttgttctaatgctGCATGCCCTCCTTTCTTTTTCAGACCACAgaaagataatttttttataaaaatggcACATAAAGGCAGTGAATAGCATCCAGCATCAAGCTTTAAAAAAGATGCAAAAGTATCACAGAATGATCCGATGTGACACGTGTGGTGTATTATGCATGTTCTGGGGGTTTATGATTGGGTTTGGTGAAAAACAGATtgaaatttaatgtattatttaatgaaaatcctGCCCATGGCTGTTCATCCTCTGTGCTCGACTGCATGATGAgactgactctctctctctctctctcagaggaAGAGTGGCAGTAGTGTGGACTCGTTCTACAACCGTCTGCCGGCCTCCACCGCTCCTCCGACTCTCTTCCCCACAAACGCCTTCACTGCAGGATTCCAGAACATCGTCGACGCTTATGGAGTGGCGAGTTACAGGGAGGTGAACCCAggtaacacacactcacaacacCCACCATTGCTGGTCAGCTGTTTAAATCAAGCTTAAACTCATTCTCATGCATCTTTTACCGTCTGCAGCCGTCTACACCATCATCACGTTTCCCTTCCTGTTTGCTGTGATGTTCGGGGACGTTGGACACGGTCTGCTGATGTCACTGGTGGGTCTCTGGATGGTTCTGGAGGAGAAGGATCCGAAAATGAGGAAAAACACTAATGAAGTAAAAATGTGACACATCATGCACACATGCTTTCACAATACTGGAGTTTCTGAATTTCACAATACTGAAACTTCACTGCAATGCcttaaaaatatcaatatttaatacaaataaagcaatagagagagtgagaaagtgCTGTAAAATGAGTATGAACCCATTTCAAATATTCAGAATCAGTGTGATCTACTGTCACCGTCCTAAAAACCCAACAGCGCGACTGCAGAGAAACACTCTAGCGTCGTGATGTCATGTTTCACACAAGCAGAATCCACTCTTCTTTAGGAAATGTCCAGTTCTAGTTGTGtttctgtgtgcatgtgtaatTGTCTTGTGTGTGTCAGATCTGGCGTATGATGTTCGGAGGCCGATATCTGATTCTGTTGATGGGACTGTTCTCGATCTACACCGGAGCCATTTACAACGAGTGTTTCAGCAGAGGACTGAGC is part of the Megalobrama amblycephala isolate DHTTF-2021 linkage group LG23, ASM1881202v1, whole genome shotgun sequence genome and harbors:
- the tcirg1b gene encoding T cell immune regulator 1, ATPase H+ transporting V0 subunit a3b isoform X1 — protein: MGSLFRSEEVCLVQLFLQSGSAYNCVSELGELGIVEFRDLNPNVNAFQRKFVNEVRRCEELEKTFGFLEQEISRSLSQKLQPPIPTPPAPQPRELLTIEEESERLARELREVSRNRDSLRSQFTQLCQYRGVLKQTHSLTASQAPLVSFEPMAVAENRQDVRLSFVAGVVHPWKVPAFERLLWRACRGYIIVDFHEMEEKLEHPDSGEEVQWTVFLISFWGDQIGQKVKKICDCFHTQTFPYPENQAEREETLNGLRGRIEDIRSVMGETEQYMQQLLVRALARLPEWLVQVQKCKAVQTVLNLCSPSVTDKCLIAEAWCPVSQLTALQSALREGGRKSGSSVDSFYNRLPASTAPPTLFPTNAFTAGFQNIVDAYGVASYREVNPAVYTIITFPFLFAVMFGDVGHGLLMSLVGLWMVLEEKDPKMRKNTNEIWRMMFGGRYLILLMGLFSIYTGAIYNECFSRGLSTFSSGWHVRPNAEHYNWTEETFRKNQYLVLDPNVTGVFTGPYPFGIDPIWGLANNHLTFLNSYKMKMSVIIGVIHMTFGVCLSFFNFVHFRDIGSVFLVLIPELCFMLCLFGYLIFMVIYKWVVFGPVNSDIAPSILIHFIDMFLFTENKDNKPLYTGQMVVQKVLVIVAVLSVPVLLLGKPMQEYITHRMKRTQLSGDRRPLLAENGSINAHQGEADTRGGGEEEEFDAANVFMHQAIHTIEYCLGCISNTASYLRLWALSLAHAQLSEVLWLMVMRISFQQLSYVGSVIMVFIFAAFAVLTVSILLIMEGLSAFLHALRLHWVEFQNKFYSGSGYKLTPFAFSSGFGGF
- the tcirg1b gene encoding T cell immune regulator 1, ATPase H+ transporting V0 subunit a3b isoform X2; the protein is MGSLFRSEEVCLVQLFLQSGSAYNCVSELGELGIVEFRDLNPNVNAFQRKFVNEVRRCEELEKTFGFLEQEISRSLSQKLQPPIPTPPAPQPRELLTIEEESERLARELREVSRNRDSLRSQFTQLCQYRGVLKQTHSLTASQAPLVSFEPMAVAENRQDVRLSFVAGVVHPWKVPAFERLLWRACRGYIIVDFHEMEEKLEHPDSGEEVQWTVFLISFWGDQIGQKVKKICDCFHTQTFPYPENQAEREETLNGLRGRIEDIRSRKSGSSVDSFYNRLPASTAPPTLFPTNAFTAGFQNIVDAYGVASYREVNPAVYTIITFPFLFAVMFGDVGHGLLMSLVGLWMVLEEKDPKMRKNTNEIWRMMFGGRYLILLMGLFSIYTGAIYNECFSRGLSTFSSGWHVRPNAEHYNWTEETFRKNQYLVLDPNVTGVFTGPYPFGIDPIWGLANNHLTFLNSYKMKMSVIIGVIHMTFGVCLSFFNFVHFRDIGSVFLVLIPELCFMLCLFGYLIFMVIYKWVVFGPVNSDIAPSILIHFIDMFLFTENKDNKPLYTGQMVVQKVLVIVAVLSVPVLLLGKPMQEYITHRMKRTQLSGDRRPLLAENGSINAHQGEADTRGGGEEEEFDAANVFMHQAIHTIEYCLGCISNTASYLRLWALSLAHAQLSEVLWLMVMRISFQQLSYVGSVIMVFIFAAFAVLTVSILLIMEGLSAFLHALRLHWVEFQNKFYSGSGYKLTPFAFSSGFGGF